A window of Thermococcus sp. LS1 genomic DNA:
CATCCTTGAGGGTCTACCAATGACCCAGAGCATTTACGGACTCATTACGCTGTTCCTCATCCTGATGGTCTCAGGAATCCTCGGTGGCGGCTTTAAGTTCACCGACCCGAACAACATGGACAACGTAGTTAAGAGTGCCATACTCCTTGGTGCTGGCCTTACCGTCGGCCTTACCGGTCTCTCGGCCATACCACAGGGTATCATAGCCAGCGCAAGCATCGGCGCGGTTGCCAAGAACCCGAAGACCTTCACCCAGGGTATCATATTCTCGGCTATGGCCGAGACCATGGCAATCTTCGGTCTCGTTGGAGCCCTCATCATGATAGTTACCGGAGTCGGCTTCTGACTCCCAAACTTTCTTTATAGCCTAAGGAGGAAGGAGGATGGAAGGAGCAGAGCTGATCATTCAGGAGATAAACAGGGAGGCGGAGCAGAAGATACAGTATATACTCAGCGAGGCTCAAAAGGAAGCGGAGAAGATTAGGGAGGAAGCGAGAAAGAGGGCCCAAGCCAGAGCCGAGTGGATACTCAGGAAGGCCCAGACCCAGGCCGAGATAGAAAAGCAGCGTATAATAGCCAACGCCAAGCTTGAGATAAGAAAGAAGAGGCTCGAAGTTCAGGAGGCCCTCATCCAGGAGGTCATAACGGCCCTCCGCGAAAGGCTCGCCGAACTTCCTGAGGAAGAGTACTTCCCGATGCTCGTCGATTTAACCCTCAAGGCTGTCGAAGAGCTTGGAAGCGACAGCGTCGTCGTGAAGTCCAACGAGAAGACCATTGAGCTGCTCAGAGGAAGACTCGAAGAGTTCAAGAAGGCCCTCGCTGAAAAGCTCGGAAGGGACGTTGAGGTTACCCTCGGTGAACCGATTACCACAATCGGCGGCATCCTCGTCGAGATCCCCGACGGAACCGTTAGGGTAGACAACACCTTCGAGGCCAGGATAGAGAGGTTTGAGGGCGAGCTCAGGGCGGCGATAGCCAAGGCTCTCTTCGGGTGAGGCTAATGGAGACAGGAGCGGTAACTGGAATCCTCAACACTACTCTGGCGGTGGTGTTTACCTGGGTGGGCTACAAGACGGCGAGGATAGTCTGGAAGTATACTCCCTACTCCTATCCGAACGCAAGGATTAAGGCCATGGAAGCGAAGCTCCTCAGCGAGCAGAGGTTCAACGAATTGGCCGAGAGCAGAACCCTCAACAACTTCGTGGTCAGCCTGGAGGACACCGACTACAAGGACTACCTTGCGAGCGTTTCAAGCTACACCGTTGAGGAGATTGAGAGGGCCTTGGAGAGAGCTTTGGCAGGCACCTACGAGTTAATGGTCACTATCCTCCCGAAGAGGGTTAACCCATTCTTTAGGCTCCTTCTGGAAGAGTGGGACGTCAGGAACATAACCAGCGTCATCAAGGCGAAGATGGTAAACGAACCGGCGAGCGACTACGTCGTCGAGATTGGCACAATGCTTCCCAAGGTTAAAGCTATGGCAGAAGCAAAGACCATGGAGGAGATACTCGTCATACTGGAGGGCACACCCTACGAGGAGCCATACCAGAAGCTCCTGCTCGGCGAGATTTCCCTTAAGGAGTTTGAGACTGAGCTCTACAGGATGCACTACGCTAAGCTCTTGAACTACGCTCTCTCGAAGAAGGAGGACGAGAGGATTATCCTAGAGGAGTTCATCAGGCTCAAGATCGACAAAACCAACATACTC
This region includes:
- a CDS encoding V-type ATP synthase subunit K (produces ATP from ADP in the presence of a proton gradient across the membrane; the K subunit is a nonenzymatic component which binds the dimeric form by interacting with the G and E subunits), whose protein sequence is MDPIVYVSLGAALAAGIAGAASAFGVGIAGAAAAGVVAEDEKNFKNALILEGLPMTQSIYGLITLFLILMVSGILGGGFKFTDPNNMDNVVKSAILLGAGLTVGLTGLSAIPQGIIASASIGAVAKNPKTFTQGIIFSAMAETMAIFGLVGALIMIVTGVGF
- a CDS encoding V-type ATP synthase subunit E → MEGAELIIQEINREAEQKIQYILSEAQKEAEKIREEARKRAQARAEWILRKAQTQAEIEKQRIIANAKLEIRKKRLEVQEALIQEVITALRERLAELPEEEYFPMLVDLTLKAVEELGSDSVVVKSNEKTIELLRGRLEEFKKALAEKLGRDVEVTLGEPITTIGGILVEIPDGTVRVDNTFEARIERFEGELRAAIAKALFG
- a CDS encoding V-type ATP synthase subunit C, with the protein product METGAVTGILNTTLAVVFTWVGYKTARIVWKYTPYSYPNARIKAMEAKLLSEQRFNELAESRTLNNFVVSLEDTDYKDYLASVSSYTVEEIERALERALAGTYELMVTILPKRVNPFFRLLLEEWDVRNITSVIKAKMVNEPASDYVVEIGTMLPKVKAMAEAKTMEEILVILEGTPYEEPYQKLLLGEISLKEFETELYRMHYAKLLNYALSKKEDERIILEEFIRLKIDKTNILTVLRAKTAKMGAEEIKPLIIPGGTIKLDSILHVDDLSMALAELDSTRYGAVIRDVREEVERDLSVLERALDRHIRERMNELTRFYPLSVATPLSYILQKEREVRKLRAIAKLIDDGVEPERIKELVGDAA